TCCGTTTCATTCCATTCGAGGTGGATCTTTTCTTCTGGGTGGATCGGCGTTAAATATTCGAATGCCACACGGCGGCGCATTTTGTCCGGTTCTTCGAAGTTTACGCGGTCAATGCGGCGCATGGAGAAGTACTTATCTTGTTCGCGAGGCGTGCGCACAAGGCCTTCAATCGTATCGCCTATCTTGAGGTTGAATTTACGGATAAGGTTTTGGCTTACGTAAACGTCGTCGGCGCTAGTTTGGTAGTTCTGATCCGGCATGCGGAGGAACCCGTGGCCTTGCGGTGTCACTTCGAGAACGCCTTCCGTATAAATGATGTTGCCTTCGTTTTCGAGACTCTGCAAAATGTAGTTGAGGGACTGCTTCCTCATTCTGCGGAAGTCCACTTCCTTTTGCACGGCAAGTTCCTGGAGTTCGCTCATGGAGAGCTTGCGGAACTTGAGCCAGTTTTCTTTGGCCTTCAAAATGGCTTCGGAACCTGGTGCCGGGAGCGTAGCAGAGTCATCGACAAATTCTTCTTGCTGCTGGAAATTGCGGTTGCGGTTGTTCTTGTTGAACTTGTTGTTCTTGTTGAACTTATTGAACTTGCCGTTCTGGTTGTTGAAGCGGCGGTCATCCTGACCTTCGCCGTTTGGGGCTTGGGCTGCATCGCCTTGAGTCTGGGCTTCGCCTTGCGGTGCGTTTGAATCTGCCTGAGCTTCGCCTTGAACTTGTCCTTCTGCATTCGGGATGACTTGGGCATCGCCGAAATTTTCATTAACGATGGATGCGTTTTCGATAGCTTCTGTAGATTCAGCCGGCTTGTAGTTCTGTTCGCCTGTGTAAATCGGTTCTGCTATGGCGTCTATGTTTGAAACGCCATATTGTTCGGCGAGGCGCTTTTCAGCGGCGGCAATGCCGTCAACCGGTTGTCTCTTTTCTTGAAATGTCTGCTCGGAATCTGTAGGAACGTCCTGCTCGAATTCGGCTTCTTTATGAACTTTTGTCTTGACCCCTGGTTTTCTGCCGCGACGCTTGGGCTGGGGTGCGTTGTCGGTGTTTTCTGGAAGCTTGTCGGGCGTTCCCAGATATTCGGGAACCGGGATGCCCGTGCTTTCGGGGTAAACGAGATCCGTTAAAGACGGTGTTTGAGTATTTTGTTCTGTATTATGATTCTTAGGTGTTCTGGGCACGATAGCGTCCTATAATTGATATTTCAAGAAAATGAAATAGACTATATAATGAAAAGATAATTAGGGCTAAATGCCCCACAAACTTTATTGATGATTAATATTATGTTCCGAAATTGCGGAACGGGTTAAAAGATACATTAAATTTTGTGAAATGTCATAAAAAAAATTTTTTTTTGTGAAAAATATTGCGAGTTCTTAGTTCTTAGTCACTAGTTATTGGTTCTTAGAAAATTTTTTTTTTGAATCGCTAGTAACTAACGACCAATGACTAACGACCAGTGACTAGTATCTATTAACTAAAAAATGACTATATTTGTGCCGTGGATTCCTTAAATAGAGTATATATAGCACTCGGAAGTAATCTTCCTGACCGCTCGGCTCATTTGAAAGCTGGGAGGGACATGCTTCGCCGCATCAGTACCGGGGGCAGGCTTGAAAGTCCGATTTACGAGACTCCGCCAGTGGGACCGGAGGGGCAGGGACCTTATTTTAACCAGGTCGTGAGCTTCTTATACGATGGCGATCCGACAAGGCTTCTGTACTATTTAAAAGGCTCCGAGCTAATTCTTGGGCGCAAGGACCGTGGACATTGGAACTCCAGGGAAGTGGACTTGGATTTGCTATTCTTTGGCCGCGAAGTTTGTTCTGGACGTCCGACAATTCCGCATCCCCAAATTTATAGCCGTCAGTTTGTGCTTGTTCCGTTAAACGATATTGCACCGGACTGGGTGGACCCGAAGACGAACAAGTCTGTAAAGGACTTGCTTACGGAATTGCTCTCAAAAGAAGAAAAAATCCCGTTTCGCATCATTGAAGGGGAGGAACCCTGATGCTCGCTGATAAGAATATTCATTTTATGGCGATTGAAGGCGTAATCGGTGTGGGAAAAACCTCGCTTGCCCGTGCCATTTGTGAACGTTGGAACGCAATGTTTATCGAAGAGAATTTTGCTGAGAATCCGTTTCTCCCGAAGTTCTACGAAAACCGTTCGGCGTATGCATTTCAGACGCAGCTTTTCTTTTTGCTCGACCGATTTAAGCAACTCCAGAATT
The sequence above is a segment of the Fibrobacter sp. UBA4297 genome. Coding sequences within it:
- the rho gene encoding transcription termination factor Rho, which translates into the protein MPRTPKNHNTEQNTQTPSLTDLVYPESTGIPVPEYLGTPDKLPENTDNAPQPKRRGRKPGVKTKVHKEAEFEQDVPTDSEQTFQEKRQPVDGIAAAEKRLAEQYGVSNIDAIAEPIYTGEQNYKPAESTEAIENASIVNENFGDAQVIPNAEGQVQGEAQADSNAPQGEAQTQGDAAQAPNGEGQDDRRFNNQNGKFNKFNKNNKFNKNNRNRNFQQQEEFVDDSATLPAPGSEAILKAKENWLKFRKLSMSELQELAVQKEVDFRRMRKQSLNYILQSLENEGNIIYTEGVLEVTPQGHGFLRMPDQNYQTSADDVYVSQNLIRKFNLKIGDTIEGLVRTPREQDKYFSMRRIDRVNFEEPDKMRRRVAFEYLTPIHPEEKIHLEWNETEYSTRIMDLFSPIGKGQRSIILAPPRTGKTVLLQNVTRAIAKNHPEIILITLLIDERPEEVTEMRDIITDIKEKAAEKGIDIKAEVVASTFDEPPEHHTRVANMVLEKAKRLVESQKDVVILLDSITRFARANNVVIPHSGKILSGGVDANAMQFPKKFFGAARKIQDKIRTVKNEDGSISEEVQKNGSLTIIGTALIETGSRMDEVIFEEFKGTGNMELVLDRRIAEKRIWPAIDVFKSGTRKEERLLTLLEQNAAWNFRRGSQNETETGIMENLLKLMSKLKTNAELLAVLSKPKV
- the folK gene encoding 2-amino-4-hydroxy-6-hydroxymethyldihydropteridine diphosphokinase, yielding MDSLNRVYIALGSNLPDRSAHLKAGRDMLRRISTGGRLESPIYETPPVGPEGQGPYFNQVVSFLYDGDPTRLLYYLKGSELILGRKDRGHWNSREVDLDLLFFGREVCSGRPTIPHPQIYSRQFVLVPLNDIAPDWVDPKTNKSVKDLLTELLSKEEKIPFRIIEGEEP